A window of Fusarium falciforme chromosome 1, complete sequence genomic DNA:
TCACTGGCAGTGCTCGCGGTACCTAACGCCCAATGCCTTGCTTTCCAGATCACCCGAAAGCCTCGTTTCGAGCAAAGACGTTGGCAGTCCTGGAGTGTTGAAATGAGCATGTTATATTAATTGAAGGAGAATAGACTAGTGCTAACCAGGGGAAGCTATTAACAAGAAGAcgtccacatcccagccaccaatggatcggaatagccattgatccgtTTAACCACGGATCTCAACATGGAGCGACCAGTCACCTGTTGAGCAGACACCGTAATTTTCGCGCCACTTTCCCAAGGAAAAATGTCAGGGTCCATATGTCAGGCTAGACCTCATTTGGAGATGCTTTCTCGGGCTCTGATTGGTCAATTGAGCGCCGTTGGAGGGTCCCTGCACCTTGGAGCCAAGTCTGTCCAGCCAGAATCACGCTATGCCCGAAGAGGTGATGCCTACACCACGTCCTCTTGGTTGAGCTTCACGGGTGAGCGTCTCGATCCTGGCCGTCGAGGGTGAGCCTGATGGTATTTAAATATGAGAATATCCCCTCGATGGGAAATGGCACCCAACGTTCGTTCCATTGCGTGAATACAGGGCTCATCTTTCGTTGCAGACATATTCTCATCCTTCTGCTCATGTTCCTTTCTCTACATCCACTGCCCCCCGATTGAGACCACTTCGAGAATGGCATTTCAACCACAAATAACCCCGCAAAGTCCGACCACAAGCCCTGACTTCTCGCCTTACATGCCTGGAGGGGAGAACTCCACCGTGCCCTTGGAACTCATCTACGGATTGGTAAGCTGCTACAACCCAATAACTTAGCACAAGTCTCAAGCTGACTGAATATGGAAGGATGAATACGCGGGCTATCAAGGGCTCAATCTGTGTGCCATGATGACGTCCGGTGGCGGATTGGTGGCCGGTCCAATAACTCCGCCAATGGATGGCACCCCCCGAGATGGCCTGGATCCCCACCTGAGCAAAGCCTTCATTCAGAACAACCGCAGGAATGTACGGAGCCTGTCCGTCTGTCGAGGGGTCCCATGTCTTCACATGCTAATCCCTGATAACAGGTCAGACGCCGCATGCAGAACAGGGAAGCCCAACGGCGATTCCGCGAACGCAGGGAACAGGAACAGAAGACGCTCCAGCAAGTGGCCGACGATCTTCGCACCGAGTACCAGGTGCTCTGTGACCAACACGCCAAGAGCACCGCCGAAGTCTCCCGGCTCCTCGGGGAGAACGACGCGCTGCGATCCGAGGTCAAGAACCTCCGTCAACGATGGCGCCTGATGCTGGCCGTCCTGCAATGGCCAGGGGACTCGCGCACACCGTCCAGTCCTGGAGACGATGCAGCATTTTTTGACGACGTCCGGCGCTGTTTGGGGCACTTAGCCGATGAATTCTCGCCCCACAGCCCGAGTTAGCAGTGTGACGTGGTCTCCTTGGGTTTCTTTGCCGTGGTTCCCCCCTTTTCACGATTCCATCTCATGGTCGTTTCTCATGGTAGAAAATGCCGCTCATGCGTTGGTAATGGGTGCTTCAGGATACTTACTACTTGATGATTGTATTGACTTCATGGGAACTAGATTTTTTTTGGTACATAATTTGGGCTGATCTCTAGGAGCTGGCAACACGTTTATGACTTTCCGAAATTCTCCTGCTCTTACTCACTCTCCTCCCCCTTCTCTCACACGTGCACGCTGTGGATCTCTCAAACATGCAAATTTCGTTTTGACGCTCCAGGCGATGCAATTTCTCTCCAGCGGGCTTTTATCGAAGCCTCCATTACGGACTAACCAATTATCCACTCTAACCCAAGTGGCCAGCAAGTCCCCGTGATTGGTCTTTACTCCTCCGTGGCTTATGTTGGTAATTCCTAACAAGGCAGCTCGCGCTGGGTTTTTGCTGATCTCAAAAGGAAGTCATCGCTTACGCCCTGACCCCTCCTCGTTAGTCATCTTCGATAGGGCTCGTCTAACACCTTATCGCGCGATGGACTCGTTGTTCGACCTCCAACGGTCCTGaaatctctcttcttctctcctctggCCCGGGGACCTGGTGTCCTGAGGTATCAAGTTCATTCACCAGCACACTCCCTGTGCCTTATCGCGATGTCGCGGTCACCAAGTTCATCAGCCAGCCCGTCATCGGGTTGGTCCTCCAACTCCGTGACCTCGTCTTCAGAGTCTCACGACGCCTTACCATACAGAACCGCTCGCCCCAACTTGAAACCTAAGCCAAAACCAACCTTCCTATTCATTGACGCCCAGGCCGACAATGCAAAGAACTCCACGGTTAGCAAGCAAAAGCAAGCCTTTCTTCTGAAGAGGTATCACCGAGAGAAGAAGCAAGCCTCCATTGACCGCTTGAAGGTTCCAAAACCACCTTCAAAGCTATTGCCACTGTTAGGATACATTGGTCCCAACCACCCTGCTCCAGAAAACGACAACGAGCACCAGGAACCAGAGAACCTACATGCGTGTCCAAAACAGCGTGCTCTGAGGTCCGAAATGTGGTCGTTGAAAGCATACCTGAGCCAGGGCTATGTGGACCCTTTCTCTTCCTACGCAGTGCATATGACGGACTCGATGAATATGTACTTCCATCACTGTACGTGGTCAACTCAATCCTCTATGCTTGTCCTTATGTGAAAACGGAGGGCACGAACTAAGCCAAAGAGCAGTTAGGATTCATACCATTGCATCCTGCTATCCCCTAGACTCGACACGAATGAGTATCTGGTGGTGGCAGAAGGCAATCACCCTACCAGCATTACTCCAagccctcctcttccttacAGCGGGGCACCATGCAACACTTGAATCCAATAACGGGGTTTCTTCTCTAGCAATCAAAAAGACCATGAGAGATTCTCTTCATCTCCGGGGCAATACCCTGAAAACTCTGAATGATCTGCTGCAAGATCCTACCAAGGCTGTAGCGGAGTCGACGACCCTGATCGTTGCCTCCCTGGTGGCTATTGAGGTATGCATGCATTCACTCTCCTTTTACAACTATTAGAACCTTTATGTTGCTAATTGATTTCTTTTAGGCTGTCGATGCTAACTTTGGGGCTCTCGAAGCCCACACGAAAGGACTGAAGAGACTTATTCACTTGATGGGTGGCCTTGACGCCTTAGACCATATGACACTCTCCAAAATCTACCAGTACGACTACCTTTAGTTTTTCATTCGGTACTAACTAACTATTATTAGGAGCGATGTCAAAAGCGCCGCCCTCAAGAACTCACGACCAGTCTTCCCAATGTCGGCCAAGTTTCGAAGCGAAATTCTCCAGGAATCCAAGGTCTTCCAACCTGGTAATCACCTCAAGATACCCCTCGCTTTAGTCCCCCTCGGAAGGCGCTTCACCAACGCTCCTTGGTATAAAGACCTACATCCGACCATGCAAACATTTATCGAGGTGTTCCGACGCCTTATCCTTTACTTCGAAATCGCAACCATGCAACCCGAAGTCGTAATGCCAACAGATAACGACCTCTTCCTCGTTGTCGAGCATCAACTCCTTTCCATCAGTTACACACCGGAAGAAGATGATCTCAATGAGCCACTCCGTCTCTCCCTCTTGATATACCTGAACCTACGGGTCTGGCACTTCCAGACCTTCCCATTTATGCGATACATGGTGGAGGCTCTAAAACGGAGCTTGGCTCCTAAGCTCCTTCACTTCCAGGCTGCCGCTCCGGATCTATCGTTCTGGGTTTTGTTTATAGGAGGCATGGCATCCCAGGGATATACGACCCATCCCTGGTTTACTACCCATCTAACAGAGATGACACAACGTCTGGGGGTGGAGGGCTGGGAAAAGGCACGAGTGGTACTAGGAGAGTTTTTTTATACAGATCAACCTGGGGAAACGGGGGCGGAGGATCTGTGGAATGAGGTGCTTTTAGGGGGGTCTTATCCCTACATCGCGCCTAAGCCCACCCTGCAAATTGTTAGAATATAATTGTATAAATTGCACAGTATATactctattactattatatttttacaTATGGCCACAGGTGAACCCTTTCCCTTGTAAGCCACACGCTTTCTTGCGCTCCCACTTCGCGGTGATGGTCGGCAGCTTTCAGCCCACCCTACGTCTCTCGCCTGTCTCCGTCATTGTCATTGTCACAAGCTATCCTTCTGGAGAAACGGAGCCAAGGCAGAACCAAGTACTGTTTAATTCTTATGTGTCTTCTATATCCATAAGACTGGTCCGTTGGAGCCCAGTTGACTGGCTTCCTACGCATAACGTGCCTTCTTGATCATTCCCCAGCCGCCATCCCTTTCCCGACATGGGATTTTTTATCGCTCCTCTTATCTGTAATATCTATAGCGGTTACGAGCACTGGCGGCGGGAAGCTTTCAGTCTGACGTGCTCTGTTAGTAACAATTTGCCTATGTCGCCAAGGTATATCCTGACTTTTTCCTTATCTGATAGTGGCGATGCCTTTTCGGTAGACTTAAACTGTGGCTATGTAAACACCAAGTAGCCCGAGAGGCAGACCATCCCCGAACACAAGTTGCGACCTCGGGAAATGAAGTATTACTGCTCCAATGCTCGCCACGATAAGGAGCTCCTGGACCTTGGCTGCGATCTGTAACAATCCGAGCTTGAATTCATCCACATGCTGGGAACCGTGTAACTCCTTGCcgatgaagaagccaacCAAGTTTAACGCGTTAAGTCCGATAGATAAGAATGCGGGAACGAGGTGAACTGCACAGCGGGCCAGTGCAACCATCTCGACTTTTCAAGTAGGTCTTTTGGtggctcctcatcgtcgcctcGAAGGAATGTAAGGATACCAAGACCAAGCGACCGCAGCAGGGTCCTGAAACGTTTCACGATACTCGACTTGGCAATTCTATACCGGAAGCGCGACATGGAACGGTACATTTTGGTACTCATTCTTGCAGCGGGGGACCTCATCAGAGGCTCCTGGTGCATTTCCTCGATGTTGTGTTCGGTGGGATTGTTTTCCGTAGCTGACTCCATGGTGGGGTAGATCGTGTGACTGGGTCTATGCAATACTTGGCTTCTCGAGCAAGTGACGTGATTGGACATCGGCACCGTAGAACTTTCCCCGGCCTCCCCTCGGCGCTCAAGAAACCTCCCGGGCTTCGGGCGCCCTTCCAGCCACCAAAGTTCTTACGAAGCACTCGCCGCCTGCCAGCTTCGTCACTCTCGCAGATATTCACGCTGAGTAACAAAGGTAGAGGAGCGACTCGCGATACCAGAAGATTATCGGTTCTGTTATTCCACTACTATTCTCTTCGTACAAGATGCTGCGACAAAGCATTGCTCTGTTGCCACGTCGACCCTTCCTTTTTGGTACCGGATCATCCGAGATCTCCTCTAGCTGTACCAATGTGTATTCACCATCGATCGCCCAGCATGGTACGTTCAGACCCATGTGTTGCATAGATTCCACGACTGCATTTTACTGAGCGAGTGCCAACAGGCCAGTTTTCGACGTTGACGGCAATCAAAAAGCCCTTGCGCTTGATGCCAGTGGGCGGTTCCGTCACGTATGGTGTTGGATCCTCGGATGGCAATGGATACCGACAATTCCTCGGCAATGTGCTCCGCGCCGACGGCTACCAAGTCCACTTTGTCGGCTCGCGCAGGTCAGGCTCCATGGCTAATGGCGACAACGAGGGTTGGCGGGGGTACAGAATCGACCAGATTGAGAGTAAAGCAAGGAGATGTGTGCTAACCCTGGCACCTCAAGTCCTCGCTGTCAATGCTGGATCCAATGACTGCATTCAAGACTTTGAAATAGAGGCCCTCGGCCTCCGTATGGAGAATATGCTTGAGTTCATTTGGCAGGCAAATCCCGCCTCGGTTGTTATCCTATCAACCCTACTCGTGAACAGAGACAAGGACATCAATTCGCGAGTGATGGACGCAAATGACCAGTTTCGTAAGTTGACTGAGTTGAAAGCGAGGGAGGGAAAGAAGATAGTGCTTGCGGATATGAATAGCTCTCGAGGGCCTCAGCTTGATGATCTCGTCGATGGCACGCATCCTAACGACGACGGGTATAAGAAGATGGCAGCCATCTGGTTTGACGCCATCCGGCGGGCTCGCGAGAAAGggtttctatagggtatggGGAGCATGGTCTGGCCTAACCATGTCATCTTTCGTAGACACTAGTTATCACGGGAAATAGAGAGTATGTGGTCCGCTTCCGGATGTTATGATGGGTCTTCTACTAATTCcctatcttaattatatatagtttgtCCCTCTAACTTCTTAACTACGTAGTCAAGATCCAGCAGTACACCCTCCAGGAGTTTTGTTTCATTGGCCTTCTCAAGCATCTGACTGTAAAAGTTCAAGCTATTTAGGGTCTAGTTAGACCAATCGCTAAATACTTTTCTACTCATTATCACAGCCTTGCAAGCCCACTCCATAGCTTGGTCCAGCCGGCCCTCAGCCTCATAGATCCGAGCAATCGTCATGTGCAAGGATGGTATCATTCACTCGTTGTGTAAATCCGCGTGTTGCGTACCCATGATCCCTTCCGTGAGGAGACGAGCTTCACGATAATTCCTCGTTTTCAAGTATGCGCTCGCCAAGTGCATCTTGAGGTTCAGGTGATCTTTGCACCGATCTTGACCTTGCAACTCCGCTGCAAGGACCATGTGGCGATCCAAGTTGACTACTTCATCAGCACTCATCAGATCGTAGCGAAGCAGCCGCCAGATGGTGTCAGACAGCATATCCTGTACGATCTGGTAAGCAGTGCCAAGGGTATCGTGAATGGCACTTATGTATGCCAGTATAATCGATCTTGCGTGAGCGATCATTTCCTTTGGCCATAGTCGAAATGTGACCTGGATTAGAAGACGGAGCGGGTGCGAAGAGCCAGCCCAAGGGAGGGTCTCTGAGACGTGATATATATTTTGGTGAAGCCATTGGGCGATATTGAGATGATCTCGGGCGAAGAAAAGCACTGAAGTATACACGCAGGAGAAGAGCAAGGGATCCTGGCGCGAGAGCTGTATGGGGGGCCTGTTTGATGAAATGCCAGAGGAACTGGATTGCCTCGGCATTTCTCCCGTCCTTTAAAACCACCGCGGCTGGCATGACGGAGCTGCACCAAGCTATCACAGTGTCCTCGTTCTTGAATTTACTTTTTGCGTCTCTTCGCCAGTCATTCGCTTCAAATGACCCTCTCACGTAGGAGTTGAGTAAGTGAATATAGTACTCCGGTACCCGGATGTCGTCTGGTGGCGTAATCAACACTGGGTGTGCAATGGCTCTATTTTGACGTGTAGTGATGAATGGTTGTAGAACTTCAGTCATGAGTTCCATTTGTTTCTCCTTGGGCAATCTGCGAAAGTATTCCTGTCGTTTCTTCGTGGCCGCTTTATTGTCGGCAAGGCTGAGCATCTCGGCCGGGTTCTGCGCAATTGCGTCCAACGTAGCTTTTGCCGTCATATTCTTCCTAAGCTTCCACTGCGTAAACCGTGATTTGTACATTTTCTCACTAGCGGTATTAGATCAAGCGGTTCATCATAGTTTGTAGGCCGTGAAAGACGTACGTGGCGTTGAAGTCGTGTACCCGACGCATATGCTCCATGATTCTGGGCAATCACATGTTCCGTTTGAGATATAGATCAGTGATCGTCTCTCGGTAGTTGCCCCGATCTTGGGGGCATGGAACAGTGCGACGTCCAAGCGGTGGGATGTGCGTCCCCTTCATTGTGTGATGGGCGGAACTTTGAGACTGTAACAAGCCGGCAGCCACTACTAAGCGAGTTGAAAAGTCGAGTGACCTGAACTTCATTATTCGATAGATCTCACAGCGGGGCAGCATAGCTTTAATGTACAAGAGTTCCTCGCATCGTCAGGGGGG
This region includes:
- a CDS encoding BZIP domain-containing protein, with product MAFQPQITPQSPTTSPDFSPYMPGGENSTVPLELIYGLDEYAGYQGLNLCAMMTSGGGLVAGPITPPMDGTPRDGLDPHLSKAFIQNNRRNVRRRMQNREAQRRFRERREQEQKTLQQVADDLRTEYQVLCDQHAKSTAEVSRLLGENDALRSEVKNLRQRWRLMLAVLQWPGDSRTPSSPGDDAAFFDDVRRCLGHLADEFSPHSPS